One window of the Vigna radiata var. radiata cultivar VC1973A chromosome 1, Vradiata_ver6, whole genome shotgun sequence genome contains the following:
- the LOC106765284 gene encoding glycerol-3-phosphate dehydrogenase [NAD(+)] isoform X2, whose translation MAPALEAQVQQEEQSLPHNNNFYNTLNDATHRSKVTVIGSGNWGSVASKLIASNTLRLPSFHDEVRMWVYEETLPSGEKLTDVINRTNENVKYLPGIKLGQNVVADPDLENAGMEVKMEGPCMISTLISQQLGINCSVLMGANIANEIAVEKFSEATVGYRNNKEVAERWVQLFYTPYFIVTAAQDVEGVELCGTLKNVVAIAAGFVDGLEMGNNTKAAIMRLGLREMKAFSKLLFPSVKDSTFFESCGVADLITTCLGGRNRKVAEAYARNGGKRSFDELEAEMLQGQKLQGVSTASEVYEVLSHRGWLELFPLFSTVHEICSGLLPPSAIVEYSEKLPRSF comes from the exons atggcTCCAGCCTTGGAAGCCCAGGTTCAACAAGAGGAACAATCTCTGCCACACAATAACAACTTCTATAACACTCTCAATGATGCCACACACAGATCCAAAGTCACTGTTATTGGAAGCGGCAACTGGGGCAGTGTTGCTTCTAAGCTCATTGCCTCCAACACCCTCAGGCTTCCCTCCTTCCATG ATGAAGTTAGGATGTGGGTGTACGAGGAGACATTACCGAGTGGTGAGAAGCTAACAGATGTCATCAATCGAACCAAT GAAAATGTCAAATATCTCCCTGGAATCAAACTTGGCCAAAATGTTGTTGCAGATCCAGACCTTGAAAATGCAG GGATGGAGGTCAAGATGGAAGGGCCATGCATGATCTCTACTCTCATCTCCCAGCAACTGGGAATCAATTGTTCTGTTTTAATGGGTGCCAACATAGCCAATGAG ATAGCTGTGGAGAAGTTTAGTGAAGCAACGGTTGGATACAGGAACAACAAAGAAGTTGCTGAGAGATGGGTTCAGTTGTTCTATACTCCTTATTTCATTGTGACAGCT GCTCAAGATGTTGAAGGAGTTGAACTGTGTGGAACTTTGAAAAATGTAGTGGCCATAGCAGCAG GTTTTGTTGATGGCCTGGAGATGGGAAATAATACAAAA GCTGCAATCATGAGACTTGGTCTTAGAGAAATGAAGGCATTTTCAAAGTTGTTGTTTCCATCTGTTAAGGACAGCACCTTTTTTGAGAGCTGTGGAGTAGCTGATCTTATCACAACATGCT TGGGTGgaagaaatagaaaagttgCTGAGGCATATGCAAGGAATGGAGGGAAGAG ATCTTTTGATGAGCTTGAAGCAGAAATGCTACAAGGCCAGAAATTACAG GGTGTCTCAACTGCGAGTGAGGTTTATGAGGTTCTAAGCCATCGTGGGTGGCTAGAGTTGTTTCCTCTCTTCTCAACAGTGCATGAGATATGCTCTGGCCTACTTCCTCCATCAGCCATAGTTGAATACAGTGAGAAGCTACCTAGGTCCTTCTAA
- the LOC106765284 gene encoding glycerol-3-phosphate dehydrogenase [NAD(+)] isoform X1, whose translation MAPALEAQVQQEEQSLPHNNNFYNTLNDATHRSKVTVIGSGNWGSVASKLIASNTLRLPSFHDEVRMWVYEETLPSGEKLTDVINRTNENVKYLPGIKLGQNVVADPDLENAVRDSNMLVFVTPHQFVEGICKRLVGKIREDAEAISLVKGMEVKMEGPCMISTLISQQLGINCSVLMGANIANEIAVEKFSEATVGYRNNKEVAERWVQLFYTPYFIVTAAQDVEGVELCGTLKNVVAIAAGFVDGLEMGNNTKAAIMRLGLREMKAFSKLLFPSVKDSTFFESCGVADLITTCLGGRNRKVAEAYARNGGKRSFDELEAEMLQGQKLQGVSTASEVYEVLSHRGWLELFPLFSTVHEICSGLLPPSAIVEYSEKLPRSF comes from the exons atggcTCCAGCCTTGGAAGCCCAGGTTCAACAAGAGGAACAATCTCTGCCACACAATAACAACTTCTATAACACTCTCAATGATGCCACACACAGATCCAAAGTCACTGTTATTGGAAGCGGCAACTGGGGCAGTGTTGCTTCTAAGCTCATTGCCTCCAACACCCTCAGGCTTCCCTCCTTCCATG ATGAAGTTAGGATGTGGGTGTACGAGGAGACATTACCGAGTGGTGAGAAGCTAACAGATGTCATCAATCGAACCAAT GAAAATGTCAAATATCTCCCTGGAATCAAACTTGGCCAAAATGTTGTTGCAGATCCAGACCTTGAAAATGCAG TGAGGGATTCCAACATGTTAGTATTTGTCACTCCACATCAATTTGTGGAAGGTATATGCAAAAGGCTTGTTGGGAAAATAAGGGAAGATGCTGAGGCTATTTCCCTTGTTAAAGGGATGGAGGTCAAGATGGAAGGGCCATGCATGATCTCTACTCTCATCTCCCAGCAACTGGGAATCAATTGTTCTGTTTTAATGGGTGCCAACATAGCCAATGAG ATAGCTGTGGAGAAGTTTAGTGAAGCAACGGTTGGATACAGGAACAACAAAGAAGTTGCTGAGAGATGGGTTCAGTTGTTCTATACTCCTTATTTCATTGTGACAGCT GCTCAAGATGTTGAAGGAGTTGAACTGTGTGGAACTTTGAAAAATGTAGTGGCCATAGCAGCAG GTTTTGTTGATGGCCTGGAGATGGGAAATAATACAAAA GCTGCAATCATGAGACTTGGTCTTAGAGAAATGAAGGCATTTTCAAAGTTGTTGTTTCCATCTGTTAAGGACAGCACCTTTTTTGAGAGCTGTGGAGTAGCTGATCTTATCACAACATGCT TGGGTGgaagaaatagaaaagttgCTGAGGCATATGCAAGGAATGGAGGGAAGAG ATCTTTTGATGAGCTTGAAGCAGAAATGCTACAAGGCCAGAAATTACAG GGTGTCTCAACTGCGAGTGAGGTTTATGAGGTTCTAAGCCATCGTGGGTGGCTAGAGTTGTTTCCTCTCTTCTCAACAGTGCATGAGATATGCTCTGGCCTACTTCCTCCATCAGCCATAGTTGAATACAGTGAGAAGCTACCTAGGTCCTTCTAA
- the LOC106757863 gene encoding classical arabinogalactan protein 6-like codes for MARQLVVLALVFVAISGIAMAEEAPSASPESSASPKSSPKSPSHSPKSSPSPKSSSSSPSSSPKSSPSPSPKASSSPASSPSPKSSSSPASSPSPKSSPAPSTHSSLSSPPSPSPSSDETKVATPPAPGSNPIELYAPEPAPFDAFSPEADPADIANGAAARQISAALVATVAAAGFFAF; via the coding sequence atggCTCGTCAACTTGTTGTTCTTGCCCTTGTTTTTGTTGCCATAAGTGGCATTGCCATGGCTGAAGAGGCTCCATCTGCATCTCCAGAATCATCTGCATCACCAAAATCATCTCCAAAATCACCATCTCATTCACCAAAATCATCTCCATCACCaaaatcatcttcatcatcaccatcttcatcacCAAAGTcatctccatctccatcaccaaAAGCATCTTCATCACCAGCATCATCTCCATCACCAAAATCATCTTCATCACCAGCATCATCTCCATCACCAAAATCATCTCCCGCCCCATCAACCcactcttctctctcctctcctCCTTCACCTTCCCCATCATCCGATGAGACTAAAGTCGCAACCCCACCAGCTCCAGGCAGCAACCCCATCGAGCTCTATGCACCTGAACCCGCACCCTTTGACGCCTTCTCACCGGAGGCCGACCCCGCCGACATTGCCAATGGTGCCGCCGCTCGTCAAATCTCTGCTGCCCTCGTTGCCA
- the LOC106755656 gene encoding protein ABHD17B, protein MGGVTSSMASKLAFFPPNPASYKVVKDELTGLLLLSPFPHRENVEILKLSTRRGTQILTMYVRHPMASSTLLYSHGNATDLGQMYDLFINLTIHLRVNLIGYDYSGYGQSSGKPSEQNTYADIEAVYKCLEETYGTKQEDIILYGQSVGSGPTLDLATKLPHLRAVVLHSPILSGLRVMYPVKRSYWFDIYKNIDKIPLVNCPVLIIHGTSDEVVDCSHGKQLWELCKEKYEPLWLQGGNHCDLEQFPEYIRHLKKFISTVEKSPSQRYSFRRSMEQFEQPRKSTDVFDVSRKSTDRREKPRLSTDRPEKLKNLSNNAEKLERLRVTFDHIERSRRSVDCLEKSRKSIDHQLEKARKSVDRLERIRT, encoded by the exons ATGGGAGGTGTCACATCATCCATGGCTTCCAAGTTGGCCTTCTTCCCACCCAACCCAGCATCGTACAAGGTTGTCAAGGACGAGCTAACGGGTCTTCTGCTCCTCAGTCCCTTCCCTCACCGCGAGAACGTCGAAATTCTTAAGCTTTCCACGCGCCGTGGAACTCAGATACTCACCATGTACGTTCGCCACCCCATGGCCTCTTCCACTCTTCTCTACTCCCACGGCAACGCCACCGATCTTGGCCAGATGTATGACCTTTTCATCAACCTCACCATCCACCTACGTGTTAATCTCATTGG GTATGACTACTCTGGGTATGGTCAATCATCAGGGAAG CCAAGTGAGCAGAATACATATGCAGATATTGAGGCTGTGTACAAATGTCTAGAAGAAACCTATGGTACCAAGCAAGAGGATATAATCTTGTATGGCCAATCTGTTGGCAGTGGCCCTACTTTGGATCTTGCAACTAAATTGCCACATTTGAGAGCTGTTGTTCTGCACAGTCCTATACTTTCAGGCTTGAGGGTCATGTATCCAGTGAAACGCAGTTACTGGTTTGACATATACAAG AATATCGACAAAATTCCATTGGTTAATTGTCCTGTTCTTATAATTCAT GGGACTTCAGATGAAGTGGTAGATTGCTCCCACGGAAAACAACTGTGGGAACTGTGTAAGGAGAAGTATGAGCCACTATGGCTACAAGGAGGTAACCACTGTGATTTGGAGCAATTTCCTGAGTATATCAGGCATCTGAAGAAGTTCATATCCACTGTTGAGAAGTCTCCATCACAAAGATACAGCTTCAGAAGAAGCATGGAGCAGTTTGAGCAGCCCCGAAAGAGCACTGATGTATTTGATGTCAGTAGAAAGAGCACTGACCGCAGGGAAAAACCACGGCTGAGCACAGACAGGCCTGAAAAACTGAAGAACTTGTCCAATAATGCAGAAAAGTTAGAGAGACTACGGGTAACTTTTGATCACATAGAAAGGTCAAGAAGAAGTGTGGATTGTCTTGAGAAGTCTAGAAAAAGCATTGATCATCAACTTGAAAAGGCAAGGAAAAGTGTGGACAGGTTGGAAAGAATAAGGACCTGA
- the LOC106767187 gene encoding uncharacterized protein LOC106767187, with amino-acid sequence MASALQKLLRKPPLLPFKFISAVNPSSLLQNPILTVPSQCHPQPSPTSPATQQFDAPTVIFPSFPFGFFPKPVFESGFRSLDDGVEEDSGTMWADSVKKKRKRKMNKHKYQKLRKRLRKQS; translated from the coding sequence ATGGCTTCAGCGCTGCAGAAACTGCTTCGAAAACCACCATTATTACCCTTTAAATTCATTTCTGCCGTTAACCCTTCTTCTCTCCTCCAAAACCCTATTCTCACTGTTCCCTCGCAGTGTCACCCTCAACCCTCTCCCACAAGCCCGGCTACGCAGCAATTCGATGCCCCCACCGTCATCTTTCCCAGTTTTCCTTTTGGCTTTTTCCCAAAACCCGTTTTTGAAAGTGGGTTTCGTTCCCTGGATGATGGGGTGGAAGAAGATTCGGGAACCATGTGGGCGGACAGCGTTAAGAAGAAGCGCAAGCGGAAGATGAACAAGCACAAGTACCAGAAGCTGAGGAAGCGCTTGAGGAAACAGAGTTAG